One window of the Xiphophorus hellerii strain 12219 chromosome 15, Xiphophorus_hellerii-4.1, whole genome shotgun sequence genome contains the following:
- the rbm25b gene encoding RNA-binding protein 25b isoform X1 yields MSFPPHLNRPLLPPPGIPHQYAGFPSGTPMIPVHMGIMAPAPAVMVPSVPVVSKPPVPKKDLSAMRAKDEESSGPTTTVFVGNISEKASDMLIRQLLAKCGIVLSWKRVQGASGKLQAFGFCEYKEPESTLRALRLLHDLQIGDKNLLVKVDAKTKAQLDEWKAKKKTANGQNKNEEDGGGDDVEVLDEETKKRDQVVKDAIDGLMREYAAELNAPSQDDDAQRRKRKKEKKEEDDINTIDIEEDKRDLISREISKFRDTHKKLEEEKDKREKERQEFERERREREKERERERERRDREREKERERERKREREQERERDRDKERDRKNREIERERDWERNRSRDRSAERSRSRELSRDRERERGERERERDKKRDQEDEEDAYERRKLERKLRDKEAAYQERLKNWELRERKKARDYAKESEREDERRREMVKEGKRLKEFLEDYDDDRDDPKYYRGSALQKRLRDREKEMEADERDRKREKEELEEIRQRLLDEGHPDPDAELRRMEEEEEERLRQPPIIQEPEPEEQRERHRGPRDHREHRQEPEKAKPSARPRPHPHPHQSDQEVEEGEEEDYDNDEDNVEAKPQLKPMMRPITAAPSVSSASGNVSPNTPGEESPCGIIIPHENSPPDALPQDENRPKIGLSLKLAGATGSPSQHNAVKRKKLPVDSVFNKFDDEEADEQPRKRKLVPLDYDDDKSLGVDGAGLSSIKGANTEEKRKHIKSLIEKIPTAKPELFSYSLDWSMVDTTLMERRVRPWINKKIIEYIGEEEPTLVDFVCSKVMAHSMPQSILDDVAMVLDEEAEVFIVKMWRLLIYETEAKKIGLVK; encoded by the exons ATGTCCTTCCCCCCTCATTTAAACCGGCCGTTGTTGCCCCCTCCTGGGATACCTCATCAGTATGCTGGCTTCCCCTCAG GAACTCCAATGATCCCAGTTCACATGGGCATCATGGCGCCGGCCCCTGCAGTTATGGTTCCTTCTGTTCCGGTGGTCAGTAAGCCTCCTGTTCCAAAGAAAGACCTTTCTGCGATGCGAGCCAAGGACGAGGAGAGCAGCGGGCCCACAACCACAGTGTTTGTAGGGAACATATCGGAGAAAGCTTCAGACATGCTGATCAGACAATTGCTGGCG AAATGTGGTATTGTTTTGAGCTGGAAACGAGTTCAAGGAGCTTCTGGAAAACTTCAAG CGTTTGGTTTTTGTGAATACAAAGAGCCGGAGTCCACCTTGCGAGCTCTCCGGCTGCTTCATGACCTGCAGATTGGAGACAAAAACCTGCTGGTGAAGGTGGATGCAAAGACTAAAGCTCAGCTGGATGAGTGGAAGGCCAAGAAGAAGACAGCAAATGGG caaAATAAGAATGAAGAAGATGGAGGAGGTGACGATGTGGAGGTTCTTGATGAGGAGACGAAGAAAAGAGATCAGGTAGTGAAAGACGCCATCGATGGATTGATGCGAGAATACGCCGCAGAACTCAACGCGCCTTCGCAGGATGATGACGCTCAGAGacgaaagagaaaaaaggaaaagaaagaagag GACGACATTAACACCATTGACATCGAGGAGGACAAGCGGGACCTGATTTCCAGAGAGATTAGTAAATTTCGCGACACTCACAAG AAACTCGAAGAGGAGAAAGACAAGCGGGAGAAGGAGCGGCAGGAGTTCGAGCGCGAAAGGAGGGAGCGAGAAAAAGAACGAGAGCGGGAAAGAGAACGGCGGGATCGCGAAAGGGAGAAGGAGCGcgagagagaaaggaagagggaACGGGAacaggagagggagagagaccGCGATAAAGAGCGTGACCGCAAGAACAGGGAGATAGAACGAGAGCGAGACTGGGAGAGAAACCGTAGCCGTGACCGGAGCGCCGAGCGCAGCCGATCAAG ggAATTGAGccgagacagagagagggagagaggagaaAGAGAACGGGAGAGGGACAAGAAGCGTGACCAAGAAGATGAAGAGGACGCTTATGAACGCAGGAAGCTGGAACGAAAACTCAGAGATAAGGAGGCGGCATATCAGGAG CGTCTGAAAAACTGGGAGCTGAGGGAGCGGAAAAAGGCTCGGGATTATGCCAAGGAGTCGGAAAGAGAAGATGAGCGCAGACGAGAAATG gttAAAGAAGGCAAACGACTGAAGGAGTTTCTTGAAGACTACGATGATGACAGAGATGACCCCAAATACTACAG ggggagtgcGCTGCAGAAGCGTCTtagagacagagagaaggagATGGAGGCAGACGAGCGTGACAGGAagagggagaaggaggagctggaggagatcAGACAGAGACTGTTGGACGAGGGACATCCAGACCCGGACGCAGAACTGCGCAGG atggaagaagaggaggaggagcgtcTGAGACAGCCGCCCATCATCCAAGAGCCCGAACCCGAGGAGCAGCGTGAACGCCACAGAGGGCCCAGAGATCACAGGGAACATAGACAAGAGCCGGAAAAGGCCAAACCCAGCGCACGGCCTcgtcctcatcctcatcctcatcagTCCGACCAGGAGGTAGAAGAAGGCGAGGAGGAAGATTATGACAATGATGAAGACAACGTTGAAGCAAAACCACAGCTGAAGCCCATGATGCGGCCCATCACAGCCGCTCCTTCGGTATCGTCAGCGAGTGGCAATGTGTCTCCCAACACCCCCGGAGAGGAGTCGCCGTGTGGCATCATCATCCCGCACGAAAACTCACCGCCAGACGCTCTGCCACAGGATGAGAACCGGCCCAAGATCGGCCTGAGCCTAAAACTGG CAGGTGCTACTGGGAGCCCCAGCCAGCATAATGCCGTCAAGAGGAAGAAGCTTCCAGTGGACAGCGTTTTCAACAAGTTCGACGATGAGGAGGCAGATGAACAGCCACGCAAGAGGAAGCTGGTGCCCTTGGATTACGACGACGACAAGAGCCTGGGCGTCGATGGCGCCGGACTGTCCAGCATAAAAGGAGCCAACACAGAGGAGAAACGCAAGCACATCAAGAGTCTGATAGAGAAGATACCGACAGCCAAACCAGAATTGTTCTCCTACTCTCTGGACTGGTCCATGGTCGACACG ACGTTAATGGAGCGACGTGTTCGACCCtggatcaataaaaaaatcatcgAGTACATCGGCGAGGAAGAGCCGACATTAGTGGACTTTGTGTGctcaaag GTGATGGCTCACAGTATGCCCCAAAGTATCTTGGATGATGTTGCCATG GTACTTGATGAAGAGGCTGAAGTCTTCATTGTGAAAATGTGGCGGTTGCTCATTTATGAAACTGAAGCAAAGAAAATTGGACTGGTGAAATAA
- the rbm25b gene encoding RNA-binding protein 25b isoform X2 translates to MSFPPHLNRPLLPPPGIPHQYAGFPSGTPMIPVHMGIMAPAPAVMVPSVPVVSKPPVPKKDLSAMRAKDEESSGPTTTVFVGNISEKASDMLIRQLLAKCGIVLSWKRVQGASGKLQAFGFCEYKEPESTLRALRLLHDLQIGDKNLLVKVDAKTKAQLDEWKAKKKTANGQNKNEEDGGGDDVEVLDEETKKRDQVVKDAIDGLMREYAAELNAPSQDDDAQRRKRKKEKKEEDDINTIDIEEDKRDLISREISKFRDTHKKLEEEKDKREKERQEFERERREREKERERERERRDREREKERERERKREREQERERDRDKERDRKNREIERERDWERNRSRDRSAERSRSRELSRDRERERGERERERDKKRDQEDEEDAYERRKLERKLRDKEAAYQERLKNWELRERKKARDYAKESEREDERRREMVKEGKRLKEFLEDYDDDRDDPKYYRGSALQKRLRDREKEMEADERDRKREKEELEEIRQRLLDEGHPDPDAELRRMEEEEEERLRQPPIIQEPEPEEQRERHRGPRDHREHRQEPEKAKPSARPRPHPHPHQSDQEVEEGEEEDYDNDEDNVEAKPQLKPMMRPITAAPSVSSASGNVSPNTPGEESPCGIIIPHENSPPDALPQDENRPKIGLSLKLGATGSPSQHNAVKRKKLPVDSVFNKFDDEEADEQPRKRKLVPLDYDDDKSLGVDGAGLSSIKGANTEEKRKHIKSLIEKIPTAKPELFSYSLDWSMVDTTLMERRVRPWINKKIIEYIGEEEPTLVDFVCSKVMAHSMPQSILDDVAMVLDEEAEVFIVKMWRLLIYETEAKKIGLVK, encoded by the exons ATGTCCTTCCCCCCTCATTTAAACCGGCCGTTGTTGCCCCCTCCTGGGATACCTCATCAGTATGCTGGCTTCCCCTCAG GAACTCCAATGATCCCAGTTCACATGGGCATCATGGCGCCGGCCCCTGCAGTTATGGTTCCTTCTGTTCCGGTGGTCAGTAAGCCTCCTGTTCCAAAGAAAGACCTTTCTGCGATGCGAGCCAAGGACGAGGAGAGCAGCGGGCCCACAACCACAGTGTTTGTAGGGAACATATCGGAGAAAGCTTCAGACATGCTGATCAGACAATTGCTGGCG AAATGTGGTATTGTTTTGAGCTGGAAACGAGTTCAAGGAGCTTCTGGAAAACTTCAAG CGTTTGGTTTTTGTGAATACAAAGAGCCGGAGTCCACCTTGCGAGCTCTCCGGCTGCTTCATGACCTGCAGATTGGAGACAAAAACCTGCTGGTGAAGGTGGATGCAAAGACTAAAGCTCAGCTGGATGAGTGGAAGGCCAAGAAGAAGACAGCAAATGGG caaAATAAGAATGAAGAAGATGGAGGAGGTGACGATGTGGAGGTTCTTGATGAGGAGACGAAGAAAAGAGATCAGGTAGTGAAAGACGCCATCGATGGATTGATGCGAGAATACGCCGCAGAACTCAACGCGCCTTCGCAGGATGATGACGCTCAGAGacgaaagagaaaaaaggaaaagaaagaagag GACGACATTAACACCATTGACATCGAGGAGGACAAGCGGGACCTGATTTCCAGAGAGATTAGTAAATTTCGCGACACTCACAAG AAACTCGAAGAGGAGAAAGACAAGCGGGAGAAGGAGCGGCAGGAGTTCGAGCGCGAAAGGAGGGAGCGAGAAAAAGAACGAGAGCGGGAAAGAGAACGGCGGGATCGCGAAAGGGAGAAGGAGCGcgagagagaaaggaagagggaACGGGAacaggagagggagagagaccGCGATAAAGAGCGTGACCGCAAGAACAGGGAGATAGAACGAGAGCGAGACTGGGAGAGAAACCGTAGCCGTGACCGGAGCGCCGAGCGCAGCCGATCAAG ggAATTGAGccgagacagagagagggagagaggagaaAGAGAACGGGAGAGGGACAAGAAGCGTGACCAAGAAGATGAAGAGGACGCTTATGAACGCAGGAAGCTGGAACGAAAACTCAGAGATAAGGAGGCGGCATATCAGGAG CGTCTGAAAAACTGGGAGCTGAGGGAGCGGAAAAAGGCTCGGGATTATGCCAAGGAGTCGGAAAGAGAAGATGAGCGCAGACGAGAAATG gttAAAGAAGGCAAACGACTGAAGGAGTTTCTTGAAGACTACGATGATGACAGAGATGACCCCAAATACTACAG ggggagtgcGCTGCAGAAGCGTCTtagagacagagagaaggagATGGAGGCAGACGAGCGTGACAGGAagagggagaaggaggagctggaggagatcAGACAGAGACTGTTGGACGAGGGACATCCAGACCCGGACGCAGAACTGCGCAGG atggaagaagaggaggaggagcgtcTGAGACAGCCGCCCATCATCCAAGAGCCCGAACCCGAGGAGCAGCGTGAACGCCACAGAGGGCCCAGAGATCACAGGGAACATAGACAAGAGCCGGAAAAGGCCAAACCCAGCGCACGGCCTcgtcctcatcctcatcctcatcagTCCGACCAGGAGGTAGAAGAAGGCGAGGAGGAAGATTATGACAATGATGAAGACAACGTTGAAGCAAAACCACAGCTGAAGCCCATGATGCGGCCCATCACAGCCGCTCCTTCGGTATCGTCAGCGAGTGGCAATGTGTCTCCCAACACCCCCGGAGAGGAGTCGCCGTGTGGCATCATCATCCCGCACGAAAACTCACCGCCAGACGCTCTGCCACAGGATGAGAACCGGCCCAAGATCGGCCTGAGCCTAAAACTGG GTGCTACTGGGAGCCCCAGCCAGCATAATGCCGTCAAGAGGAAGAAGCTTCCAGTGGACAGCGTTTTCAACAAGTTCGACGATGAGGAGGCAGATGAACAGCCACGCAAGAGGAAGCTGGTGCCCTTGGATTACGACGACGACAAGAGCCTGGGCGTCGATGGCGCCGGACTGTCCAGCATAAAAGGAGCCAACACAGAGGAGAAACGCAAGCACATCAAGAGTCTGATAGAGAAGATACCGACAGCCAAACCAGAATTGTTCTCCTACTCTCTGGACTGGTCCATGGTCGACACG ACGTTAATGGAGCGACGTGTTCGACCCtggatcaataaaaaaatcatcgAGTACATCGGCGAGGAAGAGCCGACATTAGTGGACTTTGTGTGctcaaag GTGATGGCTCACAGTATGCCCCAAAGTATCTTGGATGATGTTGCCATG GTACTTGATGAAGAGGCTGAAGTCTTCATTGTGAAAATGTGGCGGTTGCTCATTTATGAAACTGAAGCAAAGAAAATTGGACTGGTGAAATAA